GACCGGATCGTCGACACCGACGCGCGCCACGCCACCCTCACCGTGTACTCGGCGGCGATGAACCGAACTGTCACGCTGCGGGTGCTGCGGCCCGCGCACCCGTCGGGCCCGAGTCCGGTGCTGTACCTGCTCGACGGCGCCGAGGACGGCATCGGCCCCGGCGGCGCCGAAACCTCGTGGGGCACCCGAACCGATATCGATGCCTTCACCGCGGATCGGGACGTGACGGTCGTGAACATCCTCGACGGCCGCTACACCTACTACACCGACTGGCAGGCCGATGATCCGGTGCTGGGCCGCAACAAGTGGACGACCTTCCTGACCCGTGAGCTGCCGCCGCTCGTGGATGCCGCCTTGCACGCATCGGGCCGCAATGCCATTGCGGGAGTATCGATGTCGGCGACCTCGGTGCTCGCGCTGGCCGAGTCGGCGCCCGGACTCTACGCGGCGGTCGGCTCCTTCAGCGGGTGCGCGCAGACCGGCTCCGATCCGGGACGCCGCTTCGTCCAGGCCGTGGTGGCCTCGGGGGGAGGTAATCCCTGGAACATGTGGGGACCCGACGGCGCTCCCGGCTGGGCGGCGGCCGACCCCACCGCGGCCGTGAATCTGGAGAAGT
The genomic region above belongs to Nocardia spumae and contains:
- a CDS encoding alpha/beta hydrolase; protein product: MSRRTGYWAALCAAVTTVAAAVTLSSGPAAAVNSDGSRIDRIVDTDARHATLTVYSAAMNRTVTLRVLRPAHPSGPSPVLYLLDGAEDGIGPGGAETSWGTRTDIDAFTADRDVTVVNILDGRYTYYTDWQADDPVLGRNKWTTFLTRELPPLVDAALHASGRNAIAGVSMSATSVLALAESAPGLYAAVGSFSGCAQTGSDPGRRFVQAVVASGGGNPWNMWGPDGAPGWAAADPTAAVNLEKLRGTELYVTAGAPAAGAEPAAPAVDDPAGGGMLESVVAQCTRRLQDATERAGIPATYRYTPGGLHAWPYWQRSLHDAWPDFERALAG